A single Notoacmeibacter ruber DNA region contains:
- the ccmI gene encoding c-type cytochrome biogenesis protein CcmI has product MMMFWTIAALMTFAVMAAILFALPKQGLATENANAAADEAVYREQLAALDREIERGSLDEPTAAEARAEIGRRLLHAREQHEERQRHRVPKVYLFLALLAVPLGAWAFYSVLGEPTLPSQPLQARLEQDPRQSSVSELIARAERALNENPSDVRGWAALAPIYMRVGRFEDAANAYRALLRLSGESAPGLAALAEAEIAAADGVVTADAKTRLERALELQPAEPRARYFLALAARQEGDTAEAVRLWNELAESQEPDSPWFAAARQAAQLAAAEPAAEGGPGPSADDVSAASKLSTEDRQAMIGQMVSGLDARLEENGGSIDEWLRLINAYRVMGDTEKGTEAVRRALKAFEGDEAAREKIRSAAEALSQSGDAAPPSDDSETRS; this is encoded by the coding sequence ATGATGATGTTCTGGACTATCGCCGCCTTGATGACGTTCGCCGTGATGGCGGCGATCCTTTTCGCGTTGCCCAAGCAGGGCCTTGCAACCGAAAATGCCAACGCTGCCGCCGACGAAGCCGTCTATCGCGAGCAGCTTGCTGCGCTCGACAGGGAGATCGAGCGAGGCTCTCTGGATGAGCCGACGGCAGCGGAGGCGCGGGCGGAAATCGGCCGGCGCCTGCTGCATGCGCGCGAACAGCATGAGGAACGGCAGCGTCATCGAGTGCCAAAAGTGTATCTTTTCCTGGCTCTCCTTGCCGTGCCGTTGGGGGCCTGGGCCTTCTACAGTGTTCTGGGCGAGCCAACGCTTCCTTCGCAGCCTCTTCAGGCCCGCCTGGAGCAGGATCCACGCCAGAGCAGTGTGTCGGAATTGATCGCCCGCGCCGAAAGGGCGTTGAATGAAAATCCGTCTGATGTTCGCGGCTGGGCCGCGCTCGCGCCGATTTATATGCGGGTCGGCCGGTTCGAGGACGCGGCAAATGCCTATCGTGCACTCCTTCGCCTGAGCGGCGAAAGCGCACCGGGACTGGCGGCATTGGCGGAGGCCGAGATTGCGGCGGCCGACGGCGTTGTCACGGCGGACGCGAAAACCCGCCTGGAGCGCGCTCTTGAATTGCAGCCGGCCGAGCCGCGCGCGCGTTATTTCTTGGCGCTGGCAGCCCGGCAGGAGGGCGACACCGCCGAAGCGGTGCGCCTCTGGAACGAACTGGCCGAAAGCCAGGAGCCCGATTCGCCATGGTTTGCCGCTGCGCGTCAGGCGGCCCAGCTCGCCGCCGCCGAGCCGGCGGCGGAAGGAGGCCCCGGCCCAAGCGCCGATGATGTTTCCGCGGCTTCGAAACTGTCGACGGAGGACCGTCAGGCCATGATTGGCCAGATGGTGTCGGGATTGGATGCAAGGCTGGAAGAAAATGGCGGCTCAATCGACGAATGGTTGCGCTTGATCAATGCATACCGCGTGATGGGTGATACGGAGAAGGGCACTGAGGCGGTCCGTCGGGCCTTGAAGGCATTCGAGGGGGATGAGGCTGCCCGGGAGAAGATACGCTCGGCGGCAGAGGCGCTGTCGCAGTCCGGTGACGCGGCCCCGCCCAGCGACGACTCGGAGACACGCTCGTGA
- a CDS encoding RT0821/Lpp0805 family surface protein: MNRSTASHLMPIRRVSLAFRAIGLTAAALSLAGCTTLTGGAPSSSFAPPAGGPSVGMQDGLAARPNSGLEAEASRSLALAAEYQALEYKGRGEAVTWQAESGESGRVVAYQPYRVGRQDCRQFSHTLTIEGEIKTLKGAACRTENGSWAVI, translated from the coding sequence TTGAACCGATCCACTGCCTCCCATCTGATGCCGATCAGGCGCGTTTCTTTGGCCTTCCGAGCTATCGGGCTGACGGCCGCGGCGCTTTCGCTCGCCGGTTGCACGACATTAACGGGCGGCGCGCCCTCCAGCTCATTCGCACCACCCGCCGGCGGGCCGTCGGTTGGCATGCAGGACGGGCTGGCAGCTCGTCCGAACTCGGGACTTGAGGCCGAAGCCTCGCGCAGCTTGGCCCTTGCCGCCGAATATCAGGCGCTGGAATATAAGGGGCGGGGTGAAGCGGTGACATGGCAGGCAGAGAGCGGCGAGAGTGGCCGAGTCGTTGCCTATCAGCCCTACCGCGTCGGCCGGCAGGATTGCCGTCAGTTCAGCCATACTCTGACCATCGAGGGCGAGATCAAGACGCTGAAAGGCGCCGCTTGCCGCACCGAAAACGGCAGTTGGGCCGTGATCTAA
- a CDS encoding cytochrome c-type biogenesis protein, which produces MKHFLLALMLGLGLGITPASAVQPDEMLDDPALESRAREISSGLRCLVCQNQSIDDSDAEIARDLRILVRDRLKEGESDEEVVDYIVSRYGQFVLLKPVFSPTTVLLWATPLLVLVGGGAFLFLRRPRRTVTASEEPLAAPLTAEEEARLNGVLSEDRER; this is translated from the coding sequence ATGAAGCATTTTCTCCTGGCGCTGATGCTCGGACTGGGCCTCGGCATCACACCCGCAAGCGCAGTTCAACCCGATGAGATGCTGGACGATCCCGCGCTTGAAAGCCGGGCCAGAGAGATTTCATCGGGACTTCGATGTCTGGTTTGCCAGAATCAGTCGATCGACGATTCGGATGCCGAAATCGCCAGGGACCTGCGTATTCTGGTTCGCGACAGATTGAAGGAGGGTGAGTCCGACGAGGAGGTGGTCGATTACATCGTTTCGCGTTACGGCCAGTTCGTCCTGCTAAAGCCTGTCTTTTCGCCGACGACCGTCCTTCTCTGGGCTACCCCGCTTCTCGTTCTTGTCGGCGGCGGGGCCTTCCTTTTTCTGCGCCGGCCCCGACGGACCGTTACGGCTTCCGAAGAGCCTCTTGCTGCGCCTCTGACCGCAGAAGAAGAGGCGCGTCTCAATGGCGTCCTATCGGAAGACCGTGAACGATAA
- a CDS encoding response regulator transcription factor has translation MKLLIVEDDRESADYLEKAFSETGHTAHVARDGESGFALAETGDYDVLVVDRMLPRRDGLSVVSGLRAKGIHTPVLILSALGEVDDRVTGLRAGGDDYLTKPYAFSELLARVEVLARRKGKPEVETELRVGDLELDRLSHTVKRAGQTILLQPREYKLLDYLVRHAGQVVTRTMLLENVWEYHFDPQTNVIDVHISRLRSKIERDFDTPILHTVRGVGYMLKG, from the coding sequence ATGAAGCTGCTGATTGTCGAAGACGACCGTGAATCCGCCGACTATCTGGAAAAGGCGTTTTCAGAGACGGGCCATACGGCCCATGTCGCACGCGATGGTGAAAGCGGCTTCGCACTGGCGGAGACCGGCGATTACGACGTTCTCGTCGTCGACAGAATGTTGCCGCGCCGCGATGGTCTGTCGGTCGTGTCGGGCCTGAGGGCAAAAGGCATACACACACCCGTCCTCATCCTATCCGCGCTGGGCGAGGTCGATGACCGCGTCACCGGTTTGCGCGCCGGCGGCGATGACTATCTGACCAAGCCTTATGCGTTTTCGGAACTGCTGGCCCGGGTCGAAGTGCTGGCTCGCCGCAAGGGCAAGCCGGAAGTCGAGACCGAGCTGCGGGTGGGCGATCTCGAGCTTGACCGGCTCTCCCACACAGTCAAACGGGCGGGGCAGACCATTCTTCTACAGCCGCGCGAATACAAGCTGCTCGACTACCTAGTCCGCCATGCAGGTCAGGTCGTGACGCGCACCATGCTGCTCGAAAATGTCTGGGAATATCATTTCGACCCGCAGACGAATGTGATTGACGTTCATATCTCCCGCCTGCGCAGCAAGATCGAGCGCGACTTCGATACCCCAATCCTGCACACGGTTCGCGGTGTCGGCTACATGCTCAAAGGGTAA
- a CDS encoding heme lyase CcmF/NrfE family subunit → MIETGHFALVLALALSLFLAIVPLAGALRHDERVMATATPTALCNFLLVALSFAVLGASYYRSDFSVLNVFENSHSQQPAIYRVTATWGNHEGSMMLWIFILALFTALVAAFGKSLPLRLKTLVLAIQGWVSAAFLLFILLTSNPFARLSPAPLEGQDLNPILQDIGLAIHPPLLYLGYVGFSVAFSFAIASLIDGRMEAAWARWVRPWTLLAWTFLTAGIAVGSYWAYYELGWGGWWFWDPVENASFMPWLSGTALLHSAIVMEKRDALKVWTLLLAIITFSLSLLGTFLVRSGILTSVHSFASDPTRGLFILGILTFFIGGALLLFALRASSLKVGGLFAPISREGSLVLNNLFLATATATVLVGTLYPLLVEAFSGEKISVGAPFFNLTFGPLMVPLLIAVPFGPLLSWKRADLAGVSLRLAWAFGFAVLAVAVCLIFVDPTAVFAALGAGLAAWLLAGAVTDLAVKAGLGRVAPSVAGRRLVGLPRSMFGTALGHAGLGVTVLGIVCVTAFQQERILTMQPGDQVEIADYRVTFDTIVPERGPNFVADRARFAVETLEGVSIGEISSSKRIYTARRMPTTEAGIRTFVFSQLYLSLGDLGENGGAVVRIWYKPLVTLIWLGALLMTIGGFVSLSDRRLRVGAPRAPKSRNRHTAEAVG, encoded by the coding sequence CTGATCGAGACCGGCCATTTCGCCTTGGTGCTCGCATTGGCACTGTCGCTTTTTCTCGCGATCGTGCCTCTGGCTGGCGCACTACGTCATGACGAACGGGTCATGGCGACTGCGACGCCCACTGCACTTTGCAATTTCCTGCTTGTGGCGCTGTCCTTCGCGGTGCTCGGAGCATCTTATTACCGTTCGGATTTTTCCGTTCTGAACGTTTTCGAAAATTCGCATTCGCAGCAGCCGGCGATCTATCGGGTGACGGCGACCTGGGGCAATCATGAAGGCTCCATGATGCTGTGGATCTTCATTCTGGCGTTGTTTACCGCGCTTGTCGCGGCCTTCGGCAAGAGCCTGCCGCTGCGTCTGAAGACGTTGGTCCTGGCCATTCAGGGATGGGTCAGCGCGGCCTTCCTTCTGTTCATCCTCCTGACATCGAACCCGTTCGCGCGTTTATCGCCGGCCCCGTTGGAGGGGCAGGATCTCAACCCCATCCTTCAGGATATCGGCCTCGCGATTCATCCGCCGCTTCTCTATCTCGGCTATGTCGGGTTTTCCGTCGCGTTTTCCTTCGCTATCGCTTCATTGATTGATGGACGCATGGAGGCGGCCTGGGCGCGCTGGGTGCGTCCATGGACGCTGTTGGCGTGGACCTTTTTGACGGCGGGGATCGCGGTTGGCTCTTACTGGGCCTATTACGAGCTCGGCTGGGGCGGCTGGTGGTTCTGGGACCCGGTGGAGAACGCTTCCTTCATGCCCTGGCTTTCCGGCACGGCGCTGCTGCATTCGGCGATCGTGATGGAAAAGCGCGATGCGTTGAAGGTCTGGACGCTACTTCTGGCCATCATAACCTTTTCGCTGTCGCTGCTCGGCACATTCCTCGTGCGATCTGGCATTTTGACGTCGGTTCACTCCTTCGCTTCGGATCCGACGCGTGGCCTCTTTATTCTGGGTATTCTGACCTTCTTCATCGGCGGCGCCCTGCTGCTCTTTGCCTTGCGCGCCTCGAGCTTAAAAGTCGGCGGCCTCTTTGCGCCGATCAGCCGTGAAGGCTCTCTCGTTCTTAATAATCTGTTTCTGGCCACCGCTACCGCCACGGTGCTGGTCGGCACGCTCTATCCGCTGCTTGTCGAAGCCTTTTCCGGCGAAAAGATCTCGGTCGGCGCGCCCTTCTTCAACCTGACTTTCGGGCCGCTGATGGTACCGCTGCTGATTGCAGTTCCCTTCGGTCCGCTCCTGTCGTGGAAGAGGGCTGATCTCGCCGGCGTCTCCCTTCGCCTTGCCTGGGCGTTCGGCTTTGCGGTTCTGGCTGTTGCCGTTTGCCTGATATTCGTCGATCCGACTGCGGTCTTCGCGGCTCTCGGAGCGGGGCTTGCAGCGTGGCTCCTGGCTGGCGCGGTGACCGATCTTGCGGTGAAGGCCGGTCTTGGGCGCGTCGCGCCGAGCGTTGCCGGACGCCGCCTCGTTGGCCTGCCCCGAAGCATGTTTGGAACGGCACTCGGTCATGCCGGACTTGGCGTTACGGTACTCGGAATCGTCTGTGTCACTGCGTTTCAGCAGGAGCGGATCCTGACGATGCAGCCTGGCGATCAGGTCGAGATTGCCGATTATCGGGTGACATTCGATACCATCGTCCCGGAACGAGGCCCGAACTTCGTGGCCGACCGTGCGCGTTTTGCCGTGGAAACGCTGGAGGGAGTGTCGATTGGCGAGATCAGTTCGTCGAAACGCATCTATACCGCGCGCCGCATGCCCACCACTGAAGCGGGAATCCGGACCTTTGTCTTTTCGCAGCTCTATCTGTCGCTCGGCGATCTTGGCGAAAACGGCGGAGCGGTCGTGCGCATCTGGTACAAGCCTCTGGTGACGCTCATCTGGCTGGGCGCGCTACTCATGACGATCGGCGGCTTCGTGTCCCTCTCAGACCGCCGCCTGCGGGTCGGTGCTCCGCGCGCGCCGAAGTCGCGCAATCGCCACACCGCGGAGGCGGTCGGATGA
- a CDS encoding Do family serine endopeptidase — translation MAQKPSTPLRRRLLAAAGAVAILGGGAAGISTYQSMPAFADQVTVPTTERSTAFDGFADVVERVSPAVVSVRVKSNRQLTSNNQNGFSFEFRGMPGLEQLPEDHPFRRFFREFGGQDDDARPNRERDRAERDRPRRERPSGQGSGFFISEDGYVVTNNHVVENGSSYTVVLDDGTELDGKLVGTDPRTDLAVLKVDTEGRDIQFVKFADDSKVRVGDWVLAIGNPFGLGGSVTAGIVSARGRDIGAGPYDDFIQIDAPVNRGNSGGPAFNTAGEVIGINTAIFSPSGGNVGIAFAIPATAASRIVDDLIDDGSIERGWLGVQIAPVSDDIAEAVGLDMAEGALVQQPTEKSPGAQAGIEAGDIIVAVNGEKIDDPRSLSRKIAGFEPDTEITVSVFRDGDTKDIDVQLGLMPKPDEMAMSSGPAQEDSQAPEQASSSLDDLGLTVTPAEDGEGLVITEVEADSDAEDKGLSAGDIILKVNGQAVNSAEDVTDATDKALEGGRRAVLMQVKTNDAQRFVALPVSRG, via the coding sequence ATGGCGCAAAAGCCTTCCACTCCTCTTCGCCGCAGACTTCTCGCTGCCGCTGGCGCTGTGGCAATTCTAGGCGGCGGAGCCGCGGGGATTTCGACCTATCAGTCGATGCCCGCCTTCGCCGATCAGGTCACGGTTCCGACAACCGAACGTTCGACGGCGTTCGACGGTTTTGCTGATGTGGTCGAACGGGTTTCGCCGGCTGTGGTCTCGGTCAGGGTCAAATCCAACCGCCAGCTGACCTCCAACAACCAGAACGGGTTCAGCTTCGAGTTTCGCGGCATGCCCGGGCTGGAACAGCTTCCGGAAGATCATCCGTTCCGTCGTTTCTTCCGCGAGTTCGGTGGCCAGGACGATGATGCGCGGCCAAATCGCGAGCGCGACAGGGCAGAGCGCGATCGTCCGCGCCGGGAGCGTCCGAGCGGTCAGGGCTCCGGTTTCTTCATCTCCGAAGATGGCTACGTGGTGACCAATAATCATGTGGTCGAAAACGGTTCGTCCTACACGGTGGTGCTCGATGATGGTACCGAGCTTGACGGCAAACTCGTCGGCACCGATCCGCGCACCGATCTGGCCGTCCTGAAAGTTGATACGGAAGGCCGCGACATTCAGTTCGTCAAATTCGCCGACGATTCGAAGGTGCGGGTCGGCGACTGGGTCCTGGCGATTGGCAATCCATTCGGCCTCGGCGGATCTGTCACGGCCGGCATCGTCTCGGCTCGCGGACGTGATATCGGCGCCGGTCCGTACGATGACTTCATCCAGATCGACGCTCCGGTCAATCGCGGCAATTCCGGCGGCCCTGCCTTCAACACGGCGGGTGAGGTGATCGGCATCAACACGGCCATCTTCTCGCCCTCGGGCGGCAATGTCGGCATCGCGTTCGCTATTCCGGCGACGGCGGCATCCCGTATCGTCGATGATCTGATCGATGACGGTTCCATCGAACGCGGCTGGCTCGGCGTACAGATTGCACCGGTGTCCGACGACATTGCAGAGGCCGTCGGTCTCGACATGGCCGAGGGCGCGCTCGTCCAGCAGCCGACCGAAAAGAGCCCCGGCGCTCAGGCTGGCATCGAGGCTGGAGATATCATCGTGGCTGTCAATGGAGAAAAGATCGATGATCCTCGCTCCCTGTCGCGCAAGATTGCCGGTTTCGAACCCGATACCGAGATCACGGTCTCGGTCTTCCGCGACGGCGATACCAAGGACATCGATGTCCAGCTTGGTCTGATGCCGAAGCCGGATGAGATGGCCATGTCGTCCGGTCCGGCTCAGGAAGATTCTCAAGCGCCCGAGCAGGCATCTTCCTCACTGGATGACCTTGGACTGACCGTGACGCCCGCTGAGGACGGAGAGGGTCTGGTGATTACCGAGGTCGAGGCCGATTCCGATGCGGAAGACAAGGGGCTCTCGGCTGGCGATATCATTCTCAAGGTGAATGGTCAGGCTGTGAACAGTGCCGAGGACGTAACCGATGCGACGGACAAGGCGCTCGAAGGCGGTCGCCGGGCTGTCCTCATGCAGGTGAAGACGAACGACGCGCAGCGTTTCGTCGCCTTGCCGGTCTCACGAGGCTGA
- a CDS encoding sensor histidine kinase produces the protein MAVRLPAIMRSTATRLSALFVLLFMVCALILVLYMTALSASMMANQTRSTIEEEVAELAKVYRHGGLPRLIRTLDRRSRQPGAYLYLVAGQDGRILTGNVEALDPDLLDQEGWTEEPFAYLRYGDSQAIRAGELNLRALLEGDDAHHAMAQVFLLPNGMTMLVGRDLGEPERLRDITRRAIVIALAIMGLGSLLIWYFVGRQGLRRVEKVSIATDRIMAGDLSQRLPVTAAHDEFDQLSSGINIMLGRIGELNEGLKHVADNIAHDLKTPLTRIRNRAEAALVDLDNPEVTRAALEQTIAESDQLIRTFAAILRISRLEAGNAIDDRKAVNLTEIAADVCELYEPAAEEAGGELICDFGDSPVIIHANRELVGQALANLVENALRHGAQEDVPIAIRMHLTKDDEQAVLTVSDNGPGIPPAERSRVTERFVRLEESRTRPGSGLGLSLVKAVAQFHEGRLVLDDNDPGLAARLFLPLEKADGSEEKSP, from the coding sequence ATGGCCGTACGCCTTCCAGCCATTATGCGGTCGACGGCAACGCGCCTGTCGGCGCTGTTCGTTCTGCTCTTCATGGTCTGCGCGCTCATTCTGGTCTTATACATGACCGCACTGTCGGCCAGCATGATGGCGAACCAGACAAGGTCGACCATCGAGGAAGAGGTTGCCGAACTGGCGAAGGTCTATCGGCATGGAGGGCTGCCGAGGCTCATCCGGACTTTGGATAGGCGATCCCGCCAGCCCGGCGCCTACCTCTACCTCGTGGCAGGGCAGGACGGCCGCATACTGACTGGCAATGTCGAAGCGCTCGATCCCGATCTGCTCGATCAGGAGGGCTGGACGGAGGAGCCATTTGCCTATCTTCGCTACGGCGACAGCCAGGCGATCCGCGCCGGTGAACTCAATCTGCGTGCCCTCTTGGAGGGAGACGACGCCCATCACGCCATGGCGCAGGTCTTCCTCCTACCCAACGGCATGACGATGCTGGTCGGCCGCGATCTGGGTGAGCCGGAACGGCTGCGCGACATAACGCGGCGGGCGATCGTCATCGCACTGGCGATTATGGGGCTGGGGTCGCTGCTAATCTGGTACTTCGTTGGGCGCCAAGGTTTGCGCCGGGTCGAGAAGGTTTCGATCGCCACCGACCGGATCATGGCCGGTGATCTGTCTCAACGCCTGCCGGTGACAGCGGCTCACGACGAGTTCGACCAGCTCTCCAGCGGCATCAACATAATGCTTGGGCGTATCGGTGAACTCAATGAAGGGCTAAAGCATGTGGCGGACAATATCGCCCATGATCTGAAGACGCCGCTCACCCGCATTCGAAACCGCGCAGAGGCCGCCCTCGTCGATCTCGACAATCCCGAGGTGACGCGCGCCGCGCTGGAACAGACGATCGCGGAATCGGACCAACTGATCCGGACATTCGCCGCCATTCTGCGGATCAGCCGTCTCGAAGCGGGTAATGCCATCGATGATCGCAAGGCCGTGAACCTGACCGAGATCGCCGCCGATGTGTGCGAATTATACGAACCGGCCGCTGAAGAGGCGGGAGGTGAACTCATCTGCGATTTCGGCGATAGCCCGGTCATCATTCACGCCAACCGTGAACTGGTCGGCCAGGCGCTCGCCAATCTGGTGGAAAACGCCCTCCGGCATGGCGCGCAGGAGGATGTGCCTATCGCCATTCGCATGCACCTCACCAAGGATGACGAACAGGCTGTACTGACGGTCTCCGACAACGGCCCTGGCATTCCGCCGGCGGAGCGTAGCCGTGTGACGGAACGCTTCGTTCGGCTCGAGGAAAGCCGCACGCGTCCCGGCTCCGGACTCGGCCTCTCACTCGTCAAGGCTGTTGCGCAATTTCACGAGGGACGTTTGGTTCTGGACGACAATGATCCGGGACTTGCGGCGCGGCTTTTTCTGCCGTTGGAGAAGGCAGACGGCTCGGAAGAGAAGTCGCCATAG
- a CDS encoding ATP-binding protein, which yields MVFAGESHDLEEMLGNLLENAAKWSRSVFRLSARPEERDGRAVVILAVEDDGPGIPQDQAERAIKRGQRLDETVPGTGLGLSIVSETAGEYGGELRLARANIGGLRAELILPSIPFSAPQRR from the coding sequence CTGGTATTTGCGGGGGAGAGTCACGATCTCGAAGAGATGCTGGGTAACCTCCTCGAAAACGCGGCGAAATGGTCGCGATCCGTTTTTCGCCTTTCGGCAAGGCCGGAAGAGCGCGATGGCCGTGCTGTCGTCATATTGGCGGTGGAGGATGATGGTCCGGGGATTCCGCAGGATCAGGCAGAGCGCGCCATCAAACGTGGCCAGCGGCTGGATGAGACGGTGCCGGGCACGGGGCTCGGCCTGTCGATCGTCTCTGAAACCGCCGGCGAATATGGTGGCGAACTTCGTCTGGCTCGAGCAAATATAGGGGGGCTGCGAGCGGAGCTTATTTTGCCCTCTATACCCTTTTCTGCACCGCAGCGACGGTGA
- the ccmE gene encoding cytochrome c maturation protein CcmE yields the protein MTRKQKRFGLIAGGAAFLGLALALVLTALNQQIVFFVDPSAIAEEPLEPGQRVRLGGLVATGSVERGQSELVRFSVTDGLAAVPVRYQGILPDLFREGQGVVAEGEMSPDGVFLANTVLAKHDENYMPREVADSLKEKGLWEPDGEGGGSYVEPETTAVSDTPTASVPATQ from the coding sequence GTGACACGCAAGCAGAAGCGTTTTGGTCTTATCGCTGGTGGAGCAGCCTTTCTTGGCTTGGCGCTGGCGCTCGTCCTGACGGCGCTCAACCAGCAGATCGTCTTTTTTGTCGACCCGTCCGCGATCGCGGAGGAGCCGCTTGAACCCGGCCAGCGGGTCAGGTTGGGCGGTCTGGTCGCTACCGGATCGGTGGAACGCGGCCAAAGCGAACTGGTGCGGTTCTCCGTGACCGACGGCCTTGCAGCCGTTCCCGTTCGCTATCAGGGCATCCTTCCCGACCTGTTTCGTGAGGGGCAGGGCGTGGTCGCAGAAGGTGAGATGAGCCCGGATGGCGTATTTCTCGCCAATACGGTTTTGGCCAAGCACGACGAGAATTACATGCCGCGCGAGGTCGCCGACAGTTTGAAGGAAAAGGGCCTCTGGGAGCCGGATGGCGAGGGCGGCGGCTCTTACGTTGAACCGGAGACGACTGCGGTCTCCGACACACCGACAGCGTCGGTTCCGGCAACCCAATAG